The Pseudanabaena sp. ABRG5-3 genome includes the window CACTTCCTGTTCCATCCCATATCCATTACGAGCTTTTACTTCAGTTGCTAGAGCGCCAGACCCTGCCTGCACTGCACAATGAGATGAAGCAACCTCATTTAGGGGCAAAGCTAAATGTTTCGAGAGAGCATCTTCAGGCTGCAATCATTAATTTACGCAAAGCCTTTGCTTTGCAGAAGCAGGTTGAAGATCTATGCGAATATCACGGCATTCAAGTTTCTTATCGTTGGTCTCTGAGTGAGTCAGAGCAAGAAATGGGGAAATCATTAAAAGAAATTTCTAGTCCGCATAAAGATTCTTAAGCATTGCAAAGCAAGACTATAGCTGTCGCCGCTTGGTGTAAAACAAAATCAAAATCCAGAATACGAGTGGCGGCGCTTCGTGCCGCCACTCGTATTCTGGATTTGTGTCCTAACCAGACTGGTTATAGCTATATGTCTTTGGACTTGAGTTTGTAAAAGTTGAACGCAATTGTGACGAAATTGTTACAATGTGGGGGAGAGTTATTTGTAAATATTAAATATGGTTCAGACTGCATCGCCTACTTTTTCCCGTGAAGATTGGCAAAAGGGATATGAGTCTCTGCGTACTGAGCAAGCTTATTGGATTGATGAAATTGAGGGGGCAATTCCTTTAGAGCTAGAAGGAACTTTATTCCGAAATGGACCTGGGCAGCTTGATATCAATGGTCAGAAATATGGACATCCCTTTGATGGTGATGGGATGATCTGCGCGATCGCCTTTAAGGATGGCAAGGCACATTTTGCGAATCAATTTGTAAAAACACCTGAATTTTTAGCTGAGCAGAAAGCAGGGAAAATTTTATATCGGGGTGTATTTGGGACACAGAAGGCTGGAGGTTGGCTGAGTAATATTTTTGATTTGCGGAATAAAAATGTTGCTAATACCAATGTGGTTTATCAGGGCGGCAAGTTACTAGCTTTATGGGAAGCAGCACACCCTTACTCTCTCAATCCTCAAAATTTAGACACGGTGGGGTTAGAAAATTTTGGCGGTAAGTTAGGGGCAGGAGAGGTTTTTACCGCCCATCCTCGCAAAGACGATCGCACAGGGGATCTATGGGGATTTGGGGTACAACCAGGACCTAAGTCCACGATTTCGATCTATCGGATTACACCTCAAGGTGAATTATCAACCGAATCTCAGGTTAAGGTTGCAGGATTTTGCTTCCTACATGATTTTGCCTACACGCCTAACTATCGGATTTTTATGCAGAATCCTGTTGCTTTCAAGCCTTTGCCATTTATTTTGGGATTAGCGACCGCAGGAGAATGTATTGAGTTAAAGCCCAATACATCTAGTCAATTTTTGCTGATCGATCGCCAAGGTAATTTACAAACTATAGAAACCGATCCTTGTTTTGTCTTTCATCATTGCAATGCCTTTGAACGAGGTGATGAAATTATTGTGGATTCGGTTTGCTATCCTGACTATCCAAAATTAGAACCAAATACAGATTTTCGAGAAATCGATTTTGACAAGGTAATTGCAGGGCAGCTATGGCGCTTTAGGATTAATCCCAAACTTGGCACAGTGAACCGAGAATTAATCTTAGAAAGATCCTGTGAGTTTCCTGTAGTACATCCCCGTTGTGTAGGACAAGAATATCATTATGCCTATATTGGCGCGATCGCAAAGGAATCAGGTAATGCACCTTTGCAAATGATTGCAAAAGTCGATATGAACACTGGCAAGCAAGAATTTCACAATTTTGCGCCACGCGGTTTTATTAGTGAACCAATTTTTGTACCACGCGATCATAGTGCAACTAGTGCAGAAGATGATGGATGGGTTCTGACTTTAGTTTTTAATGCTGAACACAACCGCTCTGATCTAGTGATCCTTGATGCTCAGAATATTTCTGGTAGACCTGTAGCGACTCTGCATTTAAAGCATCATGTCCCCTATGGGTTGCATGGCACTTTCACGCAGGAAATTTTCTAGGAAAAAAGCGGCGCAATGCGCCACTTTTTTCTTCACAGCTATAAAAAAAGGTCTAACGGGAAATGTCCGTGAGTGCCACTATAGCCATCGGTAAAGTCGGTATGAAAAGAAAGCAATACACCGCGATAAGTACCTTTGTAATTATCGGTATGATAGCGACGGCTGCGCGGATTATATTTTAGATAAATACCATTCGCGATCGCAGGTAAATCAGCTTCGGGCAAATCGTATCGAAAATGCGCCGCATAATTTTGTAAAGTTTGCAAGGCTTCTTGGGTGCTATCGGCACAGATCCCAAAAATGTGATAATCGGCTTGTTTAGTCAAAAAATCTAGGGCTTCACAGATTTGAGATCGGCGCTCTGGAGTTGCTGTTTCTGGGTCTAAGTCACTTAATTCCCAGAGAACACGCTCAGCATCGGCGATAGTTAAATTATTGCTCATGGGTTGCGAAGTGAAGGAAGAAGCTCAATTGTATTATGAACATCAATGAAGAAATCGCGCGTTTGAGAGATTTGCTACCAGCGTCTTGGCGCATGTATACATCGATTAAGTCCAAACCTGAACAACCTGAGTTACTCTCTAGCCTGCCCATCCTACCTTGGCAAAGAGGAACCCAACTAAATATCAATTTTCGTCTATGGCGACAATTGCCTGAAGCACAGAGAGACTTGTTGTTTTTGCATGAGATAAGCTGGCGACAACAGACTAAATGGTTGCAAATAGGTGCTTATCAGGGTATTGCCGCAGTATCTGTAGTTGGGGGCATCGTTGAAGCAGTACAGGGTGATGTCACAGGCATTGCGATCTCCTTATTATTAGGAACCATCGGTTTTAATCAAATTTTGCGGAGTCACAAAAGCTCACAAGTACAAGTCCAAGCTGATAATGAAGCGATCAATGTTGCCCAAAAACGTGGCTATAGAGAGGAAGAAGCAGCTCAAGCATTACTCGAAGCTATTCCTGCGATGGCACGGTTAATTGGACGAAATACACCAGAATTTACAGAATTGATCCGTTGTCAAAATCTAAGAGCGATCGCAGGACTATCAAAAACAACGATCCCAGACAAAGAAATTAATGATTTTTAAGCATATATATGCAGAAAATATAGTGTAAATCCACTAATAGATAACCAAAGAATTGTCACTATCCGTCAACTCTTTTTGAAGTGGTGCTAGCTATAATACGAAAATATATTTTTATGCTAGTATTTAAGGCTTTATAGGATTAGATGAAGCTGAATCCTAGCGTGTTTAATCCTCAGTATAAAAGGGTCTCATATGAGCAGTTGTAGAAATGCCCTAGAAGAACTAGTCATCGAAGAAGCAGAAGCGCAATACAAACGGCTAGGTGCTGATGTAAAAAAGCGCGTTGATCTCAGTGAGGTGATCGCTTATACGCTAAATCGCTTACCACCAATGTATGCAACTACTCAGCGTGGCTGGGTACAACAGCGTAAAAAAGCCGATCAGGAGTTAGGGGCAGCGATCGCTAAGACAGTACGTAATGGATTTTTAAGTACTCAAAGTGATGTTTTACGGCAGCAAGACCCAATCCCAGCTCATGAGCTAATCAGTCAAGCGCGATCGCTAGTTAAATTAAGAAAATTATTTAATAAAGACTATCTCAAGTGGAAAGATGTACCCGATGTTGTGCGTGATGCCTTGGATTCAGGTTATTACCAAGGTTTATCTAATGGCACATACATCAGCTTAGATCGACGTAATTCGCTACTAGCTCGCAGCTACGCCGTTCGTCGTCGAGCAACACCTATTTTAAATAGTTCCTCCAAATCTCCTAAAACTGAGCAAGATATCTCTGCTGAAATTAGGGATTTTGAGTCCTATATGTCAGGAACTGTTTATCGATATAGCAATATTTTAGAAAGTTTAGTATCCGCGATCGTGGAACGTCGCGTCCAGCGCCTTGACGAAACAATTCAGAAAAAAATCAGCATTGATGATGTAGCCGCCTACGTCCTCAATCGATTGCCCCCGATGTATGCCACTAGTCGTCGCGGCTTACAAAGTCTACGCCAGAGGGTCAAGTCAGAGATGACCAATCAAATTATTAGTATCGTCAAAGAAGCTTTAGTGAAGGTAATTCAAGCCCCTGAACGAGCTTTGTCACCATTACCTTTTGAAAGATTTAATCTCGAACTAGAAGACACCCTAGTTCAACTGCGGGAATTGCTCCAAAGAGATGACATTACTTGGCGCAATATCGCCGAGATTGTCGAGGAGTGTTTAAGAACACCTAGATCCGATTATCCAGTTTGGCGGGCAAAACATGATGTTTGATCAAACATCTTTTTCATAAAGAAGAACAGTAATACA containing:
- a CDS encoding DUF3318 domain-containing protein, which encodes MNINEEIARLRDLLPASWRMYTSIKSKPEQPELLSSLPILPWQRGTQLNINFRLWRQLPEAQRDLLFLHEISWRQQTKWLQIGAYQGIAAVSVVGGIVEAVQGDVTGIAISLLLGTIGFNQILRSHKSSQVQVQADNEAINVAQKRGYREEEAAQALLEAIPAMARLIGRNTPEFTELIRCQNLRAIAGLSKTTIPDKEINDF
- a CDS encoding carotenoid oxygenase family protein, which encodes MVQTASPTFSREDWQKGYESLRTEQAYWIDEIEGAIPLELEGTLFRNGPGQLDINGQKYGHPFDGDGMICAIAFKDGKAHFANQFVKTPEFLAEQKAGKILYRGVFGTQKAGGWLSNIFDLRNKNVANTNVVYQGGKLLALWEAAHPYSLNPQNLDTVGLENFGGKLGAGEVFTAHPRKDDRTGDLWGFGVQPGPKSTISIYRITPQGELSTESQVKVAGFCFLHDFAYTPNYRIFMQNPVAFKPLPFILGLATAGECIELKPNTSSQFLLIDRQGNLQTIETDPCFVFHHCNAFERGDEIIVDSVCYPDYPKLEPNTDFREIDFDKVIAGQLWRFRINPKLGTVNRELILERSCEFPVVHPRCVGQEYHYAYIGAIAKESGNAPLQMIAKVDMNTGKQEFHNFAPRGFISEPIFVPRDHSATSAEDDGWVLTLVFNAEHNRSDLVILDAQNISGRPVATLHLKHHVPYGLHGTFTQEIF
- a CDS encoding DUF5340 family protein, with translation MSSLPVPSHIHYELLLQLLERQTLPALHNEMKQPHLGAKLNVSREHLQAAIINLRKAFALQKQVEDLCEYHGIQVSYRWSLSESEQEMGKSLKEISSPHKDS
- a CDS encoding late competence development ComFB family protein — encoded protein: MSSCRNALEELVIEEAEAQYKRLGADVKKRVDLSEVIAYTLNRLPPMYATTQRGWVQQRKKADQELGAAIAKTVRNGFLSTQSDVLRQQDPIPAHELISQARSLVKLRKLFNKDYLKWKDVPDVVRDALDSGYYQGLSNGTYISLDRRNSLLARSYAVRRRATPILNSSSKSPKTEQDISAEIRDFESYMSGTVYRYSNILESLVSAIVERRVQRLDETIQKKISIDDVAAYVLNRLPPMYATSRRGLQSLRQRVKSEMTNQIISIVKEALVKVIQAPERALSPLPFERFNLELEDTLVQLRELLQRDDITWRNIAEIVEECLRTPRSDYPVWRAKHDV
- a CDS encoding DUF1824 family protein codes for the protein MSNNLTIADAERVLWELSDLDPETATPERRSQICEALDFLTKQADYHIFGICADSTQEALQTLQNYAAHFRYDLPEADLPAIANGIYLKYNPRSRRYHTDNYKGTYRGVLLSFHTDFTDGYSGTHGHFPLDLFL